From one Lotus japonicus ecotype B-129 chromosome 3, LjGifu_v1.2 genomic stretch:
- the LOC130743540 gene encoding uncharacterized protein LOC130743540, with amino-acid sequence MSSTGSDHGTPTASVVAAPTPSSSKPEFHPALAVNNIKNSIPFIVELEKDHYAMWAELFATHARATRVIHHIIPQPGKDRPAMTDPDHEQWQTLDSTVLQWIYSTISFDLLATIMEKGSTAMETWNRLTAIFEDNQNSRAVALEQDFSSTRMDDFPNVSAYCQRLKHLSDQLRNVGAPVTNHRLVLQLVSGLTEPFRGVATLIRQSNPLPTFSHAHS; translated from the coding sequence ATGTCTTCCACTGGATCGGATCATGGGACACCCACAGCTTCCGTGGTTGCTGCCCCAACTCCCTCCTCAAGCAAACCGGAGTTCCACCCTGCTCTTGCTGTCAACAATATCAAAAATAGCATTCCTTTTATCGTGGAGTTAGAAAAGGATCATTATGCTATGTGGGCTGAATTGTTTGCGACCCATGCTAGGGCCACCCGTGTTATTCACCACATCATTCCCCAACCTGGGAAGGATCGTCCTGCTATGACTGATCCGGATCATGAACAATGGCAAACTCTTGACTCTACTGTCCTTCAGTGGATCTACTCCACCATTTCCTTTGATCTGCTTGCTACAATCATGGAGAAGGGCTCCACTGCTATGGAAACATGGAATCGTTTGACTGCTATTTTTGAGGATAACCAGAACTCTCGTGCTGTTGCTCTCGAGCAGGATTTCTCCTCTACTCGCATGGATGATTTTCCCAATGTTTCTGCCTACTGTCAGCGCCTCAAACACCTATCTGATCAGCTGAGGAATGTTGGTGCTCCTGTCACCAATCATCGTTTGGTTCTCCAGTTGGTTTCTGGTTTGACTGAGCCCTTTCGCGGTGTTGCTACACTGATTCGTCAAAGCAACCCCTTGCCCACATTCTCTCATGCTCACTCTTGA
- the LOC130743195 gene encoding receptor-like protein kinase THESEUS 1, whose product MVMVKLAKWVPTVLVFITFLVNGSFALFTPSDNYLIACGSSKSITFQDRTFVPDSQHSSVVLKTTNSIVASSNSSVPLPIHQSARIFTEKASYRFQVEEGRHWVRLYFYPLPNSGHNLTSAAVTVVSDEFVLLSNFTFGNYNGSYVFREYAINVTSDTLTLTFIPPTGSVAFVNAIEVVSMPNDLFVDQALALEPTAPFSGLSELAFETVYRLNIGGSLLTAQNDTLGRTWENDQKYLHVNSSVVKVSINPSSVKYPAGVTPETAPNWVYATAEAMGDANVANSNFNITWVFTIDPNFSYFIRVHFCDIISKSLNTLVFNVFINTDIALGSIDLSSITNDLSVPYYKDFVSNASADNTLSVSVGPDTMADITNATLNGLEIMKISNALKSLDGLSSVESLLPSSESNKNIGVIVGSVVGGVVAIALVGLCYCCLARYKSKSPEQGHSWLPLPLYGNSQTITKMSTTSNKSGTASCISLSSSNFGRFFTFQEIQDATNKFDENLILGVGGFGRVYKGTLEDGTYVAVKRGNPRSEQGLAEFRTEIEMLSKLRHRHLVSLIGYCDERSEMILVYEYMANGPLRSHLYGTDLPSLSWKQRLEICIGAARGLHYLHTGASQSIIHRDVKTTNILLDDSLVAKVADFGLSKTGPALDQTHVSTAVKGSFGYLDPEYFRRQQLTEKSDVYSFGVVLMEVLCTRPALNPVLPREQVNIAEWAMSWQKKGMLEQIMDKNLTGKVNPASLKKFGETAEKCLAEYGVDRPPMGDVLWNLEYALQLQETSSALMEPEDNSTNHITGIQLTSLEPFDNSMSMIGGGVSGTDDEAEDATTSAVFSQLVNPRGR is encoded by the coding sequence ATGGTGATGGTGAAACTTGCAAAGTGGGTTCCCActgttttggtttttattaCATTTTTGGTGAATGGGTCATTTGCCTTGTTCACTCCTAGTGATAATTATTTAATTGCTTGTGGTTCTTCCAAAAGCATCACCTTCCAGGATCGCACTTTTGTTCCTGATTCACAGCATTCTTCAGTGGTGTTGAAAACCACGAATTCGATTGTTGCTAGTTCAAATTCCAGTGTGCCATTGCCAATCCACCAATCAGCTAGGATTTTCACAGAGAAAGCTTCTTATAGATTTCAAGTTGAGGAAGGAAGGCATTGGGTCCGGTTATATTTTTACCCTCTTCCCAACTCTGGTCATAATTTGACTTCGGCTGCTGTAACAGTGGTTTCTGATGAATTTGTTCTCTTGAGCAACTTCACCTTTGGGAACTACAATGGTTCTTATGTGTTCAGGGAGTATGCTATTAATGTTACCTCTGACACATTGACTCTAACTTTCATTCCTCCTACAGGTTCTGTAGCCTTTGTTAATGCAATTGAGGTTGTGTCCATGCCAAATGACTTGTTTGTTGATCAGGCATTGGCCCTTGAACCAACAGCCCCATTCAGTGGCCTTTCAGAACTCGCTTTCGAAACTGTTTACCGCTTAAACATTGGCGGATCCTTGCTCACTGCCCAAAACGACACCCTGGGAAGGACTTGGGAGAATGATCAGAAATACCTCCATGTGAACAGCTCAGTAGTTAAGGTTTCAATCAACCCTTCCAGCGTTAAGTATCCGGCCGGCGTCACGCCCGAGACAGCGCCAAATTGGGTCTATGCCACTGCTGAAGCAATGGGGGATGCAAATGTAGCCAATTCGAATTTCAACATTACTTGGGTCTTCACTATAGATCCAAACTTCTCCTATTTTATCCGAGTGCACTTTTGTGATATTATCAGCAAGTCACTCAATACTTTAGTGTTCAATGTGTTCATAAACACTGACATAGCTCTTGGAAGCATTGACTTGTCATCTATAACTAATGATTTGTCTGTGCCTTACTATAAGGACTTTGTTTCCAATGCCTCAGCAGACAATACTTTGTCAGTAAGTGTTGGTCCTGATACTATGGCTGACATTACAAATGCCACTTTGAATGGACTTGAGATAATGAAAATCAGCAATGCATTGAAGAGCTTGGATGGACTTTCTTCAGTTGAGAGTCTCCTTCCTAGTTCAGAATCAAACAAGAACATAGGAGTAATAGTTGGTTCTGTTGTTGGAGGTGTAGTTGCCATAGCTTTGGTTGGTTTGTGTTATTGCTGCTTGGCGAGATACAAGTCAAAGTCTCCTGAACAGggccattcatggctgcctttACCCTTATATGGAAACTCTCAGACCATTACAAAAATGTCAACAACTTCAAACAAGAGCGGAACGGCAAGCTGCATTTCTTTATCTTCATCAAACTTCGGCCGGTTCTTCACTTTCCAAGAAATCCAAGATGCAACCAACAAATTTGATGAGAATTTGATTCTAGGTGTTGGTGGTTTTGGAAGGGTCTATAAGGGGACACTTGAAGATGGAACTTATGTAGCTGTGAAAAGGGGAAACCCGAGATCTGAACAAGGTCTTGCTGAATTCCGAACAGAAATCGAAATGCTATCCAAGCTTCGCCATCGCCATCTTGTTTCTCTCATTGGCTATTGTGATGAGAGGTCAGAAATGATTCTTGTCTATGAATACATGGCTAATGGACCCCTCAGGAGTCATTTGTATGGAACAGACCTACCATCTCTATCGTGGAAGCAACGGCTGGAAATTTGCATCGGGGCAGCAAGAGGACTTCATTATCTCCACACCGGCGCATCTCAAAGCATAATTCACCGAGATGTGAAGACGACAAACATCCTCTTAGATGATAGCCTTGTTGCTAAAGTTGCTGACTTTGGCCTCTCCAAAACTGGTCCTGCTCTTGATCAGACTCATGTGAGCACTGCTGTTAAAGGCAGTTTCGGTTATCTCGATCCTGAGTATTTTAGAAGGCAGCAACTTACAGAGAAATCTGATGTTTATTCATTTGGAGTAGTTTTAATGGAAGTGTTGTGCACAAGACCAGCCTTGAACCCTGTCCTTCCTAGGGAGCAAGTTAATATAGCTGAGTGGGCAATGAGCTGGCAGAAGAAAGGGATGCTTGAACAAATCATGGATAAAAATCTGACGGGGAAGGTGAATCCCGCTTCGCTTAAGAAATTTGGGGAGACAGCAGAGAAGTGCCTTGCTGAGTATGGAGTGGATAGACCACCTATGGGAGATGTCTTGTGGAATCTTGAATATGCTCTTCAGCTCCAAGAGACCTCATCAGCACTTATGGAACCTGAAGATAACAGCACAAACCACATTACTGGAATTCAGTTGACCAGTCTTGAGCCTTTTGATAACAGTATGAGTATGATCGGTGGCGGCGTCTCTGGCACAGATGACGAagcagaagatgctactacaagtGCAGTGTTCTCCCAATTGGTTAATCCACGAGGAAGATGA
- the LOC130743102 gene encoding uncharacterized mitochondrial protein AtMg00810-like, with protein MALLSSEFAMKDLGPLSYFLGIAVTRHAGGLFLSQSTYARDIIARAGMTSCNPSATPVDTKQKLSTSSGTPYEDPTMYRSLAGALQYLTFTRPDISYVVQQVCLHMHAPCTEHMLALKRILRYVQGTLHFGLHLYPTPIEKLISYTDADWGGCPDTRRSTSGYCVFVGDNLISWSSKRQPTLSRSSAEAEYRGVANVVSESCWLRNLLLELHFPLSQATLVYCDNVSAIYLSGNPVQHQRTKHIEMDIHFVREKVARGQARVLHVPSRHQIADIFTKGLPRVLFDDFRTSLSVREPPASTAGV; from the coding sequence ATGGCACTCCTTTCCTCTGaatttgctatgaaggatctcGGTCCATTGAGTTATTTTCTCGGGATTGCCGTGACTAGACATGCAGGTGGCTTATTCCTCAGTCAGAGCACCTATGCTCGAGATATTATTGCACGTGCCGGCATGACTTCGTGCAACCCTTCTGCTACTccggttgacaccaagcagaagctcAGTACATCCTCCGGCACTCCATATGAGGATCCCACTATGTACCGTAGTCTTGCAGGTGCTCTCCAGTATCTCACCTTCACTCGCCCTGACATTTCATATGTTGTTCAGCAGGTTTGTCTTCACATGCATGCTCCTTGCACTGAGCACATGTTGGCACTAAAGCGCATTCTGCGCTATGTTCAGGGAACCTTGCACTTTGGTTTGCACCTATATCCGACCCCTATTGAGAAGCTTATTTCTTATactgatgctgattggggtgGATGTCCTGACACCAGACGCTCCACTTCTGGTTATTGTGTTTTTGTTGGTGACAACCTCATCTCTTGGTCGTCCAAGCGTCAGCCTACTCTCTCTCGTTCCAGTGCAGAGGCTGAGTACAGAGGTGTTGCTAATGTTGTTTCGGAATCTTGTTGGCTCCGCAATCTCCTGCTGGAGCTTCACTTTCCTCTTTCCCAGGCTACTTTGGTGTACTGCGATAATGTTAGTGCTATATATCTCTCTGGAAATCCTGTGCAGCATCAGCGTACCAAACATATTGAGATGGATATCCACTTTGTTCGGGAAAAGGTCGCACGCGGTCAGGCTCGAGTTCTTCATGTCCCTTCTCGCCATCAGATCGCTGATATCTTCACCAAAGGCCTTCCCCGGgttctttttgatgattttcggaCCAGTCTCAGCGTCCGggaacctcccgcttcgactgcgggggtgtga